CAGTTACTGATAAGGCACCTTTTGTAATCGTTCCAGTCTTATCAAAGGCAACTGATTGTGTTTCCGCCATTTTCTCCAAGGTCGTTCCTGTTTTTACAATGATTCCGTTTCTACTTGAACGGCTCATTCCAGCAACAAGTGCGATTGGCGCTGCCAAAATCAACGGACATGGTGATGCCACAACCAACACTTCAGCAAATCTAGTTGGGTCTTTTGATACAAACCAAGCAACACCTGCAATTACATACGCATTTATCGTAAATGGAATAGCGTAACGATCCGCCATCCTAACAAAGTGAGCTGGTTGTGACTCAGATTCTCTGACTAGTTTAACAATCGTTTGATATTGGCTGTCTGCTGCACTTTTTTCCGCCTTCATTGTAATAGAGCTATCCCCATTTATTGATCCAGACATCAATGGATCCCCTTGATTTTTATTTTCTGGGCGAGATTCTCCAGTTAATGAAGATTCATCAACAGTTGATGATCCTTTTATGACAACCCCATCTACTGGAACTATTTCTCCTGGCTTTACGACTAGCTCATCATCAACTTTGACTTTCTCAGCACTGATATCCAGTAGAGTCCCGTCAACCAACTGATGAGCCTTTTGAGGTGAGTTATCAAGTAATGACTTTAATTCTTTATTGGCTCGTTTAGCAGCGTAGTCTTCTAAAGAATCACCACCAGTCAGCATGATCAAGATCATCAAGCTTGCCCAATACTCACCTACCGCTAGTGTCGCTACAATCGCTGTAATCGCTAATATATCTACTCCATATCTCCCTGATTTTAAGGTTTGAATCATTTCAACCAACATAGATAAAGCCATTATCGAACCTGTGATCACAATGATGCCAAATGCTAAAGAAGCTTGGTGAAAAACAAGTTCAAATAATAGCGCTAAAATACCTGTAACGATTGTTATGATCAATTTCGTTAAATGTTTCATTTTTACTCCCCCTTTTTTACTCTTCTCGGCCTCTATTACTAAGATTACGCTCAGTTAAACAAATAACAAAGGTAAAAGCCTTAAATGAAAATGATTGTCATTCTTACTAAGTCAACATAAAAAAAGTGTGCAACACTTCCTCTTCTTGGAAATGTTGCACACTTTTTATTTTTATAGGTTAAATCACACGTTTCTTCTTTTTGATTTTTCTATTTTCACTTCTTTTTTCAACTTCATGTACTGCTCTAGTCATAAATAAAGAAATGTAGTTGAAAATTGATCGACTACCTAAAATCAACGGCAAGTAGAAGAGTACATTTCTTGTGAACAGTGAGGTCAACATAAAGAAATCGCCAAAGAATAGGAAACAAGCAATGAATGCAACCAATAGCAAACCAATCATGATTTGTTTTTTCAAATCAAGTGGTCGAGCTGCTTTTAATAACACTTGAAAACCAACACAGCCAGTTAGCAAGACGCACATCGTGGAAACATCTTGATGGGATAAATCAAACCAAATACCAGCTAGTTGCAAGACTAAAATATTAAAAACAACTGTTAAAGCGCCTGGAACTGAGATTCGCAATATATTCGTTAAAAAATGTCCTTTAATCCGTTGATAATTAGGTTCTAACGCCAAAATAAAGGAGGGAATCCCTACTGTTAAGGTATTGATCGGTGTTAATTGTAACGGCGCAAATGGATAAGGTAAGAATAAAAAGATAAATGTTACAGCCAGAATCGCTGAATAGATCGTTTTAACCATATACATCGATGCCACTCGTTCGATGTTATTGATTACTCTGCGCCCTTCATTCAAGACTTGAATCATTGAACTAAAATCAGAATTCAACAACACGACATCGGATACTGTCCGAGCTGCATCACTTCCACTAGCCATTGCAACACTAACATCCGCTTCTCTTAGTGACAGGATATCATTGACGCCATCACCCGTCATACACGTTGTATGTCCATTTTGTTTTAAGGCTTGAATCAACTCTCTTTTTTGATAAGGGGTTACCCGGCCAAAAACAGTTGTATTTTCAACCAATTCATTAAAATCTGCTGAATCGGAAATCGTACTCATATCGACAAAATTTTCTGCACCGGCGATTCCTGCTTGCTTCGCTATTTGTGCTACAGTAATTGGGTTATCTCCTGATATAACTTTTAGGGTAACATCTTGTTTGGCAAAATAAGAAAAAGTATCCACTGCATTCGCACGAATCGTATCCGCAATAATAAAAATCGCAACAGTCTCTTTTGTTTGTGGTAACTCCGGTCTAGTTAATTCTTCAGAAAAATGAACTAAGATCAACACACGATCTCCTTGCTCATTATAAGGAGCTAACTTTTCTCTTAAATCCGCAGGGACTTCTGAATAAATAAATTCTGGTGCCCCCATAACAAAAGATCCTTTTTCTTTAAACGTCACACCACTCCATTTTCGATCGGAAGAAAATGGAATCACTTCTTTGACTTGCCATTCAGTTTTAGCTGAAGGAAATCTCGTTCTCAGAACTTTAGCCGTAGCATTTTGATCGGATAAACCAGCCATCATTTCACTCATTGCACGTTCAATTTCACTAGCTGGAAAGCCTGCTTGAGGAATCAGTTTTTTAAAGGTCAACGTCCCATCAGTAATTGTACCGGTCTTATCCAAGCAAATCGTATCAACACGAGCAAGCGTTTCTATACATGATAGTCGCTGGATCAACGTTTGTTTTCTAGCTAAGTTAGCAGCACCGACGGCAAATGCAACACTCGTTAAAAGCATCAAGCCTTCTGGAATCATACTGATCAACGCACCTGAAACCCCTAAAACAGTTTTAGGAAATGACTGTGTCGACTGATACTGTGACCAAAAGAGCAATAAACCAATAGGAACAATGGCAAATGTTAATCCTTTGATCAAAAGATTCAACGAATTCATTAGTTCAGAAGTTGATGGTTTTTCTGTCTTAGCCTCTTTAGATAGTTTGGAAACAAAGTTGTCTTCTCCCACGGCATTGATTTTAACAAAGCCCAATCCAGCAGTAATAAAACTACCACTCATGATTTTATCGCCATTTTGTTTTGTGATTTTGTCCGATTCCCCTGTTAATAAGGATTCATCTACTTCCATTCCCTCTGCGTGTAAGACGATTCCGTCTGAAGGGACTTGGTTTCCTAAGGATAGAACCAAAACATCCCCTAATACAATTTCATCTTGAAAAATCTTTAGTAATCGGTTATCCCTTAAAGCTGTAACTTCTGTTTTATTGACGATCGATAATTTGTCGATCGTTTTTTTGGCATGGATTTCTTGAATCACACCAATTGCTGTATTTATGATAATGATCCAGAAAAATAAAGCATTTTTAGGATATCCCACAGCAAAAACTGCTACTGCCAAAAATAAGTTGATAAAGTTGAATAACGTCAATGAATTATCTAAAATAATTTGTTTTGTCGTTCTAGATAGATCTTCGACTTCCTTATTATATTTTCCTTCGGTATAAAGCTGTTCGACTTCTTGATCGGACAACCCTTTAATAGTGGTTGGAATCCGAATATCATTAGTGTTGACTGATTGCGTGTTTTTTTCAGATGAAAGAAACGCTTCATTATCTATATCTCTTTTTTTCCTAAACCATTTTTTCATATTTTCATTCACCTTTTTCTTGCTGTAATTAAATCTATTGTAGAGGAATTCATGGATTATTTCAGATAACTAGTTTAAGTTTACACTTTTTTTAACCATTTGCACAAAATGAAGGTACTCTGATCAAAAATTCGTGAAAAAAAGAAAGGCTAAATTTTTAGTCTTTCTTTTTTAGTCTTTCTTTTTTAGTCTTTCTTTTTTAGTCTATTTTTACTGGGAGTTGGTTGAAATTATGAATGTCTCACTCATAACAGAGTGAGACTCGTATGTTTTCATCGATTCCTCGACCCATTGTTATTTCAATCCACTCACTCACAACAGAGTGAGACTGTGAAAACAAGCGATTATCTACGAAAAATCAGTGACAATCACTAAATTTCCACATAAAACTATTTAAACATTAAAATAAAATGATAAAAAGCTCTAAATAGCACTTATATCTGTACTTTTTTTGGTGCGAATCTCCCAGTAATTTTATGGGCACTTAGGGTTCGCACCAAAATGAGCTGGTGATTTCTTATTTCCAGAAATCATCGAAAATAGAAATTGGCATGTGACGTTTATGCTGTGTTTTTTTATACCAACCTTCAATTGTTTCTTTGGCTTTCTCTGATACTGTTTTTCCTTCAACATAATCATCGATATCATCATAGGTTACCCCAAGTGCTACCTCGTCCGCTACTAAAGGTTTGTCGTCTTCTAAATCAGCAGTCGGGATTTTCGTATATAACTCAGCAGGAGAACCTAACTCTTTTAATAAAGCCTTGCCTTGACGTTTATTTAAACGGAATAATGGTAAAATGTCCGCTCCCCCATCACCAAATTTTGTGTAAAAACCAGTAATATTCTCAGCAGCATGATCCGTTCCAATCACAGCCCCTGATTTTTCGCCTGCAATCGCATATTGGACGATCATGCGTTGTCGTGCTTTCATATTTCCTTTATTGAAATCATTGATTGGAACACCTGACTCTTCAAGAGACAGAACACAGGCTGAAATCGCTGGTTTGATATTAACTGATAATGAGACATCAGGTTGAATAAAATCTAAGGCTTTTTTAGCATCAGCTTCATCTGCCTGTTCACCATATGGCAAACGAACCGCAATAAACCGATAGTCTTCATCTTTGGTTTCGTTACGCATCTCTTCCATCGTTAATTGAGCAAGTCGACCTGCTAGTGTCGAATCTTGGCCACCGCTAATTCCTAAAACAAACGTTTTTAAAAAAGGATATTTATATAAATAGCTTTTCATAAACTCAATACTTTTACGAATTTCTTCCTTTGGATCTATTTGTGGTTTGACACCTAATTCTTCGATAATGGCTTTTTGCAACGATTCCATAGAAAATTCCTCCTAAATTTAAGAGCTGAACGAGCTCGTTCAGCTCTGACAGGAAAATAGGGAAACATGTTTGTGACGCTTTTTGTCACAGGCAGATTTCATCTTTTTTCCTAGAGACTAGCACGCATAGTTAAATAATCGTTATTTCCCTTCACTTAATGCTTTTACATCTACACGAACTTTTTCCAGTAAACGCATTTTATGATTCCAACATTCGGTAGATAAATCGACTGGGTATTTTTGTGGATTAAGATCACGCTTGTACTCTTCCCACAAAGAATCAAGATTTTCTTTCGCATAACTTTTGATTTCTTTCAAGGTCGGCATTGTATACACTCGTTTGCCTTCGACAAAAATGTCTTGTAAAACAGCTCGAGCTTCAAAATCTCTAACGGTTTTGTTAATGAAGGTATGCACTGGATGGAACATATAGATTTCTTCTTGCTTACGAGGATCTTCATCCCATAATGTTACATAATCACCTTCAGATTTTTTATCTGATTTACGTGTGATCCGCCAAACTTGCTTTTTACCTGGCGTCGTAACTTTTTCTGCATTACTAGAAAGTTTGATCGTATCTTTCATCTGACCGTCTTTATCTTCAATCGAAACTAATTTGAATACTGCACCTAAAGCAGGTTGATCATAAGCTGTGATCAATTTTGTACCCACACCCCAAACATCGATCTTCGCTTTTTGCATTTTTAAACTTAAAATAGTATTTTCATCTAAATCATTAGAAGCAAAGATTTTCGCTTCTGTATAGCCTGCTTCATCCAATTGTTCACGTACGCGTTTGGAAATATAGGCCATATCCCCGCTATCAAGACGAACGCCTAGGAAATTGATTTTATCGCCCATTTCCTTGGCTACACGAATCGCACTTGGAACACCTGATTTCAACGTATCATAGGTATCTACTAAAAAGACACAGTCTTGATGCGTTTGTGCATAAGCCATAAAAGCATCATAGTCGTTTCCATAAGATTGTACTAATGAATGAGCATGCGTTCCACTAACTGGTATGCCAAAAATCTTTCCAGCTCGAACATTACTCGTCGCATCAGCTCCACCAATGTAAGCTGCACGAGTTCCCCAAACAGCCGCATCTAACTCTTGTGCACGACGTGTGCCGAATTCCATTAATGGATCTTCACCGATCACGGATTTGATCCGTGCAGCTTTTGTTGCAATCAGCGTTTGGAAATTGACCATGTTTAAAAGAGCCGTCTCGATCAATTGACATTGGGCTAATGGACCTTCTACCTGAATCAATGGTTCGTTATTGAAAACTAGGTCTCCTTCTAACGCGGAACGAACAGTACATTTAAATTCGAACTCTTTTAGATAGGTCAAAAAATCTTCTGGATAATCTTCAACTTCTCTAAGATAAGCAATATCCGTTTCTGTAAACGTCAAATTTTCTAAATAATCGACTAAACGTTCCAACCCGGCAAAAATTGCATAGCCATGGTTAAAAGGCATTTCTCGAAAATAACATTCAAAAACCGAATGTAAATCTGCTCTCCCTAATTTCCAATAAGTCTGCATCATATTGATTTGATATAAATCCGTATGTAAGGTTAAGCTATCATCATCGTAAACTTTCTTCATCTCACTGTGCCATCCTTTATTTTTTCTAGAATTGTAACTTCCATTGTAACAAAAAAACATTTTTTTTAACTAAAATCTGCTTTTAAGGTGTTTTTTTTTTAAAAATGAGAAACTTGCTGAAGAAGTAGTTCAATACGACAACTGCTACTTGGGTCACCATTTTTGCCCAAAAATCTGAGATATGCAGGACTTCGATCATCAAAATCATCAATGCCATATCCACTACAAAAGACAATATGCGATACCAATAAAACAGTAGCATTTCTTTCACAAAAGAACCAAAATCTTCATGATTACTGGCAAAAACAAAATATTTGTTTGTGAAAAATGCAAATAATACAGATAAAAACCAGCCAATCGTATTACTAATTTTATAATCGATCCCTAAAACATCTTTGCAAAGAAAGAAGACAAGGATATTCACAATAGTTGTCGCTACTCCAAAAACTAAATACGAGATTACTTCTTTATATTTATGAAACAATTCTTTCAACAGCTACGCATCCTTTCACTCTACTTAACATTTTATCAAAGTTAACATAGAAATCATACTGCTTTACTACATTTTTCATTTTTTCTCCTATTTGCGGGAAGATGAAACACTTGATAAATTCAGTTCACTATGCTGACGAAATCGAATCATTTTAACAGGATTTGCAAAAAAATAAAACTCCAGAAAAAGCGCTATTTCCACTTTCTCAAGAGTTTTACTTTTTTATGATGGCTCCACATTTTTCTGAATCACAATAATATCTTTTCTCGGAGCACTAAAAGAATAACCATTTTTCTGCATTTCATTTTTAATCCCAATATGCACAGTGACTTCTTCTCTCGTCGTATTTAAAAGTTTCTTGATCACATAATCAACTTCTTTTTTGTTGATCTTCTTTTTGGTATTGATCATGATGATATCAATTTTATCAAAGGCATCAGCATACACGATTTGTGTTCGATCCAATGCGTATAATTTAAAAAATTTAATTGCCTTTGTCCCAAAAACGAATTTAGTAATATTTGGATAAAAATACTCTAAATCTAAATTTCTATTGATCGGGGTTTCAATTAGTTTCATTTACTCAGCTCCTTTTTCCATAATAACTTTACATAAAAATTTTACTCTTTCAGCTCCGTTTTGTAAATCAAAAATTTATAGTTATGTTATGCTATAAAAAACTTGACCTTCACGTTAAGTAAAGGTTTATGCTAGATTCATACAGGAGGGAAAGAGATGGAATACACAATCAAAAAAATTGCCGAATTATCTGGAATCAGTACGCGAACGTTGCGTTATTATGATGAAATCAACTTATTAAAACCGGCACGTATTAATTCTTCTGGTTATCGTATCTATGGAACAAAGGAAATCGATAAGCTGCAGCAAATCCTTTTTTATCGTTCGTTGGATATGAAATTAGAGGACATCCAAACGTTACTTGGCACACCAAACTATGACCCCCAACACGCGTTACAGGACCATTATCAAAAATTATTGGAAAAGCGGCGACAAATGGATCATCTAATCCTGACTGTAGAAAAAACATTACGTTATCAAAAGGGAGAGCTAATCATGACCGACAAAGAAAAATTTATTGGCTTTAAACAAGAAAAACTACAGAAAAATGAAGCAAGCTACGGACAAGAAATTCGAGAAAAGTATGGGGAGGAAACAGTGGAAGCATCCAATCAAAAGTGGCTAAATCTAAGTGAAGCAGATTTTAATCAAATGGAAACTGCAGAAAAAGAACTGATCGACGCATTAAAAGTTGTGATGGAAACCAAAGACTATCACTCGCAAGAAGCAGAAACAGTCTTTTCAAAACACAAAGAATGGTTAAGCTATACTTCACCTACCTATTCAGCTGAAATGCACCGAGGCCTTGGTCAGATGTATGTAGCCGATGAACGATTTGCTGCTTACTATAATAATCGGGCCGGCGCCAATGCTGCACAAGCCTTAAATGAAATCATTCAACAGTTTGCTAACTAGATAATCATTAAGATTACTGAATACTATCTACTAAAAAAAAAACCTTCTACCTAAATGTACGAACCCTTTTGAAGTTAGATATTATCGTCTAACTTCGAAGATTACGACATCTTTGAATAGAAGGTTCTTTTTTAAATAACTGTCCCTTTTGTATCAAGTTCGATTGAACCCAGGATTTCTTGTACTTGTTGCGCTAAGTCAAGGTCATCCGTTTGAGAAGTTGCTGTTATTTCACACATGATCCAGCCATAATTATGACCTGTTTCAAAGAAATAAGTCGTATAATTGCTAGAATCTGGCTGACCATTTTTACTAGTTTTAGTGGTGATGATATATTCGTTTTTGAACAAATCAGGATGTAACGTTTCGTTAGTTTTTTTATCGTTTATTTTACCGTCGTCTTCTAGCACTTGACCTACAAATTCTGATAAGCTAGTTGCATTTGATACTTGACTCATGAGGATTGAAACATAGAGTGTGGGACTACTGAAGGCTTTACTTGCCAGTCCTTTTACTTCATCTGCTGATGACAATTCACCTTTTTCTTCATGAAAACGCTTTGGCAACTGAATTTTCAACGTTTCATTTTCATTGGTGATAGCAAGCTCACTAATCCTTACCTGCGTCTCTTGACCAATATTATCCTCATCTTCACCCTCAACCCCTTTTTCATATAAGGTTCGACCATCGTCTTGTAAGTATGTTTTTGCACCAAAATAAACTAACATACCTAGTACGGCTAGTAAAATAAGCGTTAAAACAGTAGTTTTGATTCTCCTTTTTCTACGCTTTGCAATAAAATTAGTATTTTTTAGTATTTCTTTTTTATAATTCGCCGAATGTTTGATTTGAGTGATATCATAGTAAAAAAATTGTAGTGGCTGTTCTAGTCCATTTTTATTTATTTCGCCTGTAAAACCGACCAACAAGGTATATTGTCTGATCTTTGACGGAAAATTTCGAGTGTTTTTCTTTTTCAATTTAACAAATAACGCCTGATCATCTGAAAAATAATACGCTTGGTCATCTTCTTGGATTTCAATCGACGTCGTTTTCTGAAACTCATTTGGTAACTGTTCTTTTATTTGCTGAAAATACGCTTCAAATGTTTCAGCTCGCAAATAACGGAACAAATAGACCACAATCCCCGCTTCAATTAAAAAGACTGCAATTAACAACCATCTAACGATTGATTCAGTGGCTCCAATTCCAATAGCGGTTCCCAACATGACCGCCAGCAGAATCAACAGATATTTTTGATAGGTTTTTAGATACAATTGTCGGATACCTGATTGATAATACTCTAAATCGTGTTCGATGTTTTCTTTATTTTCTTTCATTTATACTCCCCCAAAACGATAAAATAATTCTTTTACGTCAATGACCACGTATTTGTATGCCTATTCCACAGTTCTACTAACTATCGAATTTTTTTATATGAAACTACCTTATTCAATAATTTCTTCAAATATAAATTGCCCAACACCGCCGTCTAAACAGTCTCCAATAATTTTTTGACACTTTTCTTTGACGATTGGTTTTGCATTGCCCACTGCAACTGGAACATCGACAACGTCTAACATAGCCAAGTCATTTTCACCATCGCCAATACCATAACTGCGAGCTCCTGGATATTTTTTCATAAACTCATTGATTGCATTGCCTTTGCTACTTTTTGGATCAACGATTTCCAGACACTGAATAAATGAAGAGAAGACTTCTGCGCTATCACTACTTAACACGTCACGTAAAAGTTCGTGTTCTTGATCACTGGCTTCCATCAATTCAATTTTCATCACTTTTAATTCAGGATGTTCAGTCAGATAACGGTATGGATCGTCAACGTGCTGACACTGCTCTTTGAAAAAGCTTTCTTTGAAGTCCATGATTTGTTTTCCCATAGCGCCAATTGGTTCAAGTTTTTTTCTTAAAGCCAAAATATTTGTCTCGTATTTTTCAACTGCTTTTAAAATGATTCCTTCGTTCGTGTGAATATGATAAAAAATATTGCGCTCTTCTAAAGTAGCTATCACTCTTTCACACTCAGCCATTGATAAACAGTGATTATACTGCACTGGTTCGCCAACTAATTTGTAGCCGCCGCCATTGCTAAAGATAACATCACATTCACTATCTAACTGATCCATCAATTCAGTCAACTGTGCATACCCTCGTCCACTGATAAACACAAAATGATCCCCTTGCTTTTGCAGGGCATAAATTGCATCATAATTGACTTGAGGTACCTCGCCACCAAGATCTTGAAATGTTCCGTCTATATCACAAAATACTATGTTCATTGGTTGTTAAACTCCTTTTTAGCTTTAATGCCATTCTATTATTATTTTGAACGCTTCATTTCCGCTTATTCACTCGCCCTTTATTCAAGAATTGGTGTAATCGGAAAAATTCAATTCGTACATTTGAGTATAGCATAATAAACTTCTCGATGTTACTGCTCCTATTCAATTTATCTGCCAACTATAAACAAAAAATGATTGGAATATAACTCCTAGAGTTATAACCCAATCAACTGATGCAACTTTTCTCCAATTTTATCTGTTAAATTTGAAACTCGTAATAATTGAAATAACAGCGATCGAATAAAATCAATCAAAAGACAACTCAAATAAATCAAACTTGCGAATATCAACACTTGAATCATTGCCATAATAGTCGGCTCATTTACTAAAAAAATGAAACGATCTTTTAAGATAAAATAAAAAATGATTGGATGCGTATGAATAAGATAAACAGCAAAAGAATAAGGTACGACTTTTTCAATCACAAAAGAACGTTGTTTATTTTTGATTGGCGCTTTTAAAAATAAAATAAAGAATAAAATAGAACTTGCTATAATAAGCGGCGACACGTAATGGATAAACCAAACAGTATCTCTGGACTCTTCCAAACTTCCTACCATTGTTTTAATCGCAATCAGCCCTAACGATACACTATTTATGCCTAAGTAATAGTAAAGGATTTTCTTCTTGTTAATAGAGTCAATATCCACATGTAAACGAATAAATGCACCAATAAAATACATAAAAATCAGCCAAATCATACTATACCCTTCAGCCAAATTAAACGGATCCGCTTTAAATAGAATAGATGCTGAACCAAAAAGCACGATGACGGATACACCGTAAAGCATTTCTTTTTTTGTAAGTTTATTTATGGCTTTATTTAGTAACGGCATGAACAAAAATAAACCTGCATATGCCGAGAAAAACCAATAGTTTTTTTTGAATAAAGGAAATAATGAATCAGTATACATCGATAGTGGAACAATCTCGCCTAAAATAAAATAAGTAACGAGACTTATCATAACTGAATAAAAAAGTACTTCAACCCACAACTGAATAAATCGTCCAATTCGCCACTTTCCTTTACTCATAAAGTAACCCGTTACTAAAGCAAAACAGTTTACAGCGACAAAGCATATAATCTCTACTGCCCAAAAAAGATAATAGTTGAAACTACCAATCTGTACATTATTCAAAATTCCGCCATTTCCTAAAATATGTAGAATCAAAATCATAAACATAGATACCATTCGTAATAATTCAATGCCTAAATGCCTTTTCACTAATGACGATGCTCCTTTCTGATTCTCTTATTTTCTTCTATCAATGAAAAAATAGGGTTTCCCTCTAGTTTTTGTTCACTTAGTTTAGATGTCTCCGAACTTTGGGTATCATAATACGTGTCAATAAAATACAATGGTCGTTTTTTCGTTTCATTAAACACTCGACCTAAATATTCTCCAATAATGCCAAGCGAAATCAATTGAAGTCCTCCAAGAAATAAAATACCGATCATTAATGAAGGATACCCTGAAACATCTGCTCCTAAAAGAAGTGTTTGAACTAAAACGATCAGCATATATATAAATGCTGCGAATGAAACGATCCCTCCGATAACCGTTGTGATTTTCAATGGCAATGTTGTGTAAGAGGTGACTCCATTCATCGCAAGATTAAACAAAGCTGAAAAACGCCATTTTGTCGTTCCTCCAGCTCGTTCATCAGCATCATAATAGAGTTCCTTTTTCTTAAATCCGATCCAGCCATACAACCCTTTAGTATAGCGTTCATGTTCCCGAATCGTTTTTAGCGCCTCTACAGCTTTTCGATCTAGCAAACGAAAATCACCTGCATTCGGATAAATGTTTGTCTTACTCGCTTTTTGTAAAATTTTATAGTAACAAGCAGAAGTCCATTTTTTAAAAAAATGTTCCCCTTTTCGTTCTTTTCTGACCGCATATACATCTTCGTAGCCTTTTTCCCACCAAATAATCATTTCTTTAATTAATTCTGGTGGCTGCTGTAAATCAGAATCAATTACAACCACTGCGTCTCCTTTAGCATGATCGAAACCAGCCAACATCGCAATTTCTTTCCCATAATTTCTTGAAAGATCAAGCAGGGTGACTCTGTCATCCTTTTTTCTTAGCCCTAATACAATTGCTAAGCTTTGATCATTACTGCCATCATTTACAAAGAGGAAATCAAAACGATACGTAGAACAATCATCCGCTAATAAAATGAGTCGTTCGTACAGTTTTTCTAAAACAGATTCTTCATTCAAAAATGGAATGATCACAGTAATTCGCTTCATTTAGATTTCCTCCTGACTTGTTAACTATTCTTTATAAAAAAGGATGAAATCAGCATTTTCATTCACTGAAAAATCCTTTAAAAATGTTTTTTTCGATAAATCAGTTCCTTTGTGATACAGATAACCAACGCTTGTTTCATCCTTTTTTGTAGCCTCATTTTCATCTAAAAAAATATACTTTCCATAATAACGATAGGTCAGATTACTATTTTTATCATATGGCGTATCACGGCTAGCCTGATAACTCTCTGGTGAGATAGGATCATAAAAGCGGATGAAGATAAAGGTTAAGTCTTGCAACTGTTTCAAGCTAGTTCGCTCAATATATATTTTTTCTAAATTTTTTTCATTTCCAACCACAAGTATCTCTTCTAATGTGATCGGTGCCATATACGTGCTATCTTGCTGTTCTTCTTTATAGACAACATTATAGGTGTAAACATAGGCAACAAATAATATTGAGAAAAAGACAAATGTACTTTTGAAAACTGTCTTATTTTCTAATACCCCTAAACTGGCAAGTCCATATCCCATCATAATAATTAAAGGAAACATAATGACATTCCAATGATGGACAACAGGAACGATAATTAGCAATAAAGGAATGCTACATACAAACCAGCCCATCGTTAATTGACTCAACGGACTTTTCTCCTGCCGCATGTGGATCCAACCTAAACTAGCCAACAGTAACCCCGCCAAGTTGTACATAAAACCAAACCCATGTATTGAACTAAAGATCAAGCCATCTCTACCACTTAAAAGAAAACCCAAAATTCGTTGAAGATTACCTAA
The DNA window shown above is from Enterococcus sp. 12C11_DIV0727 and carries:
- a CDS encoding nicotinate phosphoribosyltransferase, encoding MKKVYDDDSLTLHTDLYQINMMQTYWKLGRADLHSVFECYFREMPFNHGYAIFAGLERLVDYLENLTFTETDIAYLREVEDYPEDFLTYLKEFEFKCTVRSALEGDLVFNNEPLIQVEGPLAQCQLIETALLNMVNFQTLIATKAARIKSVIGEDPLMEFGTRRAQELDAAVWGTRAAYIGGADATSNVRAGKIFGIPVSGTHAHSLVQSYGNDYDAFMAYAQTHQDCVFLVDTYDTLKSGVPSAIRVAKEMGDKINFLGVRLDSGDMAYISKRVREQLDEAGYTEAKIFASNDLDENTILSLKMQKAKIDVWGVGTKLITAYDQPALGAVFKLVSIEDKDGQMKDTIKLSSNAEKVTTPGKKQVWRITRKSDKKSEGDYVTLWDEDPRKQEEIYMFHPVHTFINKTVRDFEARAVLQDIFVEGKRVYTMPTLKEIKSYAKENLDSLWEEYKRDLNPQKYPVDLSTECWNHKMRLLEKVRVDVKALSEGK
- a CDS encoding GtrA family protein, translating into MKELFHKYKEVISYLVFGVATTIVNILVFFLCKDVLGIDYKISNTIGWFLSVLFAFFTNKYFVFASNHEDFGSFVKEMLLFYWYRILSFVVDMALMILMIEVLHISDFWAKMVTQVAVVVLNYFFSKFLIFKKKTP
- a CDS encoding DUF1827 family protein, which translates into the protein MKLIETPINRNLDLEYFYPNITKFVFGTKAIKFFKLYALDRTQIVYADAFDKIDIIMINTKKKINKKEVDYVIKKLLNTTREEVTVHIGIKNEMQKNGYSFSAPRKDIIVIQKNVEPS
- a CDS encoding MerR family transcriptional regulator, producing MEYTIKKIAELSGISTRTLRYYDEINLLKPARINSSGYRIYGTKEIDKLQQILFYRSLDMKLEDIQTLLGTPNYDPQHALQDHYQKLLEKRRQMDHLILTVEKTLRYQKGELIMTDKEKFIGFKQEKLQKNEASYGQEIREKYGEETVEASNQKWLNLSEADFNQMETAEKELIDALKVVMETKDYHSQEAETVFSKHKEWLSYTSPTYSAEMHRGLGQMYVADERFAAYYNNRAGANAAQALNEIIQQFAN
- a CDS encoding HAD family hydrolase; protein product: MNIVFCDIDGTFQDLGGEVPQVNYDAIYALQKQGDHFVFISGRGYAQLTELMDQLDSECDVIFSNGGGYKLVGEPVQYNHCLSMAECERVIATLEERNIFYHIHTNEGIILKAVEKYETNILALRKKLEPIGAMGKQIMDFKESFFKEQCQHVDDPYRYLTEHPELKVMKIELMEASDQEHELLRDVLSSDSAEVFSSFIQCLEIVDPKSSKGNAINEFMKKYPGARSYGIGDGENDLAMLDVVDVPVAVGNAKPIVKEKCQKIIGDCLDGGVGQFIFEEIIE
- a CDS encoding acyltransferase, which gives rise to MKRHLGIELLRMVSMFMILILHILGNGGILNNVQIGSFNYYLFWAVEIICFVAVNCFALVTGYFMSKGKWRIGRFIQLWVEVLFYSVMISLVTYFILGEIVPLSMYTDSLFPLFKKNYWFFSAYAGLFLFMPLLNKAINKLTKKEMLYGVSVIVLFGSASILFKADPFNLAEGYSMIWLIFMYFIGAFIRLHVDIDSINKKKILYYYLGINSVSLGLIAIKTMVGSLEESRDTVWFIHYVSPLIIASSILFFILFLKAPIKNKQRSFVIEKVVPYSFAVYLIHTHPIIFYFILKDRFIFLVNEPTIMAMIQVLIFASLIYLSCLLIDFIRSLLFQLLRVSNLTDKIGEKLHQLIGL